A single region of the Eleginops maclovinus isolate JMC-PN-2008 ecotype Puerto Natales chromosome 16, JC_Emac_rtc_rv5, whole genome shotgun sequence genome encodes:
- the LOC134878774 gene encoding cytochrome c oxidase assembly factor 3 homolog, mitochondrial: MAEKGAEESAKGALSSAEKQLLRRKQDLDYWKRNAARLRRRNVGTGLLIGAFVVGMFSYTILSVKQERVLEELDEEARIHIMRGPRTGANS; this comes from the exons ATGGCGGAGAAAGGAGCTGAAGAGTCCGCTAAAGGTGCTCTGTCCTCGGCAGAGAAGCAGCTGCTCCGCCGCAAACAGGACCTCGACTACTGGAAGAGGAACGCAGCGCGCCTGCGCAGGAGGAACGTGGGGACCGGGCTGCTGATAGGCGCGTTTGTGGTCGGCATGT TCAGCTACACCATCCTGTCCGTCAAACAGGAGCGAGTCCTGGAGGAGCTGGATGAAGAAGCCAGGATCCACATCATGCGAGGGCCCCGGACCGGAGCCAACTCCTGA